One window of the Takifugu rubripes chromosome 13, fTakRub1.2, whole genome shotgun sequence genome contains the following:
- the LOC115252054 gene encoding eukaryotic translation initiation factor 4 gamma 1-like isoform X1: MGENKQPKVMKNNQPISTKAKDKKVFVKKTCNDFLKDGCISSLQKPPQKDGGGRVDSDDVPSGSNKQSELKGSKEEVAVSKDVKKPKVTATPDVASQEEVEEEEAEFTRSGDQGESAPSPSALQTPSVQEAENEMEITVGNEVTEALSRLLLGKSTNRQMMAWIESNLDKRQRESAQFVRALVTSVCQAAISATSGSVHHVNACDLMERSEVLRKYLSDGQKELEALHALEDLLERMERPHKVLHLLFDVLFDEGIIKEDTFHECKGAAEQSGRGLVLQSVTDFFDWLSK; this comes from the exons ATGGGGGAAAACAAGCAACCAAAAGTGATGAAGAATAACCAGCCCATCAGCACGAAAGCAAAGGATAAG AAAGTGTTTGTGAAGAAAACGTGCAACGATTTCCTGAAGGATGGCTGCATTTCCTCCTTACAAAAACCACCCCAGAAGGACGGTGGCGGCAGGGTCGATAGTGATGACGTTCCCTCTGGGAGCAACAAACAGTCGGAGCTGAAAGGGTCGAAGGAGGAGGTCGCCGTTTCCAAGG ATGTTAAGAAGCCAAAGGTCACGGCAACCCCAGACGTGGCCTcccaggaagaggtggaggaggaggaggcggagttCACCAGATCAGGCG ATCAGGGGGAGAGCGccccctctccttcagctctacAGACTCCCTCAGTTCAGGAGGCAGAAAATGAGATGGAGATCACCGTTGGCAACGAGGTGACGGAAGCGCTGAGCAGATTGCTGCTGGGGAAAAGCACCAACCGGCAAATGATGGCCTGGATCGAG AGCAACCTTGACAAGAGACAAAGGGAGTCCGCTCAGTTCGTCAGGGCGCTGGTGACCTCGGTGTGTCAGGCTGCGATTTCTGCCA CTTCGGGTTCTGTTCACCACGTGAATGCGTGTGACCTGatggagaggtcagaggtgctCAGAAAATACCTGAGCGACGggcagaaggagctggaggctcTTCATGCTCTGGAGGACCTGCTGGAGCGGATGGAGCGCCCGCACA AGGTGCTGCATCTTTTGTTCGACGTCCTGTTTGACGAAGGGATTATCAAGGAAGACACTTTCCATGAGTGCAAGGGCGCTGCGGAGCAAAGCGGAAGAGGCCTCGTGCTGCAGTCGGTCACAGACTTCTTCGACTGGCTCAGCAAATAA
- the LOC115252054 gene encoding eukaryotic translation initiation factor 4 gamma 3-like isoform X2 — MGENKQPKVMKNNQPISTKAKDKKVFVKKTCNDFLKDGCISSLQKPPQKDGGGRVDSDDVPSGSNKQSELKGSKEEVAVSKDQGESAPSPSALQTPSVQEAENEMEITVGNEVTEALSRLLLGKSTNRQMMAWIESNLDKRQRESAQFVRALVTSVCQAAISATSGSVHHVNACDLMERSEVLRKYLSDGQKELEALHALEDLLERMERPHKVLHLLFDVLFDEGIIKEDTFHECKGAAEQSGRGLVLQSVTDFFDWLSK, encoded by the exons ATGGGGGAAAACAAGCAACCAAAAGTGATGAAGAATAACCAGCCCATCAGCACGAAAGCAAAGGATAAG AAAGTGTTTGTGAAGAAAACGTGCAACGATTTCCTGAAGGATGGCTGCATTTCCTCCTTACAAAAACCACCCCAGAAGGACGGTGGCGGCAGGGTCGATAGTGATGACGTTCCCTCTGGGAGCAACAAACAGTCGGAGCTGAAAGGGTCGAAGGAGGAGGTCGCCGTTTCCAAGG ATCAGGGGGAGAGCGccccctctccttcagctctacAGACTCCCTCAGTTCAGGAGGCAGAAAATGAGATGGAGATCACCGTTGGCAACGAGGTGACGGAAGCGCTGAGCAGATTGCTGCTGGGGAAAAGCACCAACCGGCAAATGATGGCCTGGATCGAG AGCAACCTTGACAAGAGACAAAGGGAGTCCGCTCAGTTCGTCAGGGCGCTGGTGACCTCGGTGTGTCAGGCTGCGATTTCTGCCA CTTCGGGTTCTGTTCACCACGTGAATGCGTGTGACCTGatggagaggtcagaggtgctCAGAAAATACCTGAGCGACGggcagaaggagctggaggctcTTCATGCTCTGGAGGACCTGCTGGAGCGGATGGAGCGCCCGCACA AGGTGCTGCATCTTTTGTTCGACGTCCTGTTTGACGAAGGGATTATCAAGGAAGACACTTTCCATGAGTGCAAGGGCGCTGCGGAGCAAAGCGGAAGAGGCCTCGTGCTGCAGTCGGTCACAGACTTCTTCGACTGGCTCAGCAAATAA
- the LOC101064418 gene encoding uncharacterized protein — protein MSEDAFNAPERAEYRYLVQDEDEDEEQYVRHRHYVSPLQVLSRRCILLICLAVATLLCLAVYLGYEAKTLPPGMTRVSTQCGDFRGRHKDGAYSFKGIPYAAPPVGPLRWAPPAEPVCSSGVSDAGCFRSACPQVRPLSKDGRVIGQEDCLFLNVWTPTLSQGAKLPVVVWIHGGYLLMLSGGEPQYSPTEKLAADTRMVYVSFNYRLNAFGFMALKLLSEGSPTNTSGNYGFMDQIAALKWVQKNIHVFGGDPAKVTIFGHSSGGTSVWTLMTSPLAKGLFRAAVDMSGSYILNATLEQAESANLAFLKKTGCTDVTCLRGLSISQILQAIPWDEYPSWAGADLTDLPLRGHFVGPIALVDGYVLEAPPFDVWEQKREFSDVPFVVGTTEQEIEFSPPAANISMWTWEDYRWFVTDKLQSFSESLPEEALRLYPSSAPCPTRDHCPGLSFATMASDIRVTCPNNDLALKAAAALDSPVYRYLVTHKPSGPVNATSDLLPFASRFSFHSLDVVSFFRGLEVVLGRPLSDADEKFQSLITQHLVTFATTGKMDSSWPEYPSATALLSDRLRVAQNYSADRCELWRNNSLFSYAWIN, from the exons ATGAGTGAGGACGCATTCAACGCCCCAGAGAGGGCGGAGTACCGTTACCTGGTgcaggacgaggacgaggacgaggagcagTATGTTCGCCATCGCCACTACGTGAGCCCCCTGCAGGTGCTCTCCAGGCGCTgcatcctcctcatctgcctCGCCGTCGCCACCCTCCTCTGTCTCGCCGTCTACCTGGGCTACGAGGCCAAGACGCTGCCGCCAGGTATGACCCGCGTGTCAACACAGTGTGGAGACTTCAGAGGACGCCAC AAAGACGGCGCCTACTCCTTTAAAGGGATACCGTACGCCGCTCCACCCGTGGGGCCCCTGCGTTGGGCCCCTCCTGCTGAGCCCGTGTGCAGCAGCGGGGTGAGTGACGCCGGCTGCTTCCGTAGCGCGTGCCCTCAGGTGAGACCGCTGTCAAAGGATGGGAGAGTGATCGGCCAGGAGGACTGTCTGTTCCTCAACGTGTGGACACCCACGCTAAGCCAGGGCGCCAAGCTGCCCGTCGTGGTCTGGATCCACGGGGGTTACCTCCTGATGCTGAGTGGAGGGGAGCCGCAGTATTCGCCCACGGAAAAGCTCGCCGCCGACACAAGAATGGTTTATGTCAGCTTCAACTACAGACTGAACGCCTTCGGCTTCATGGCCCTGAAGCTCCTGAGCGAAGGTTCTCCTACCAACACGTCAG GGAACTACGGCTTCATGGACCAGATCGCAGCTCTGAAGTGGGTCCAGAAGAACATCCACGTGTTTGGAGGCGATCCTGCTAAAGTCACCATATTTGGACACAGTTCAG GTGGGACTTCGGTGTGGactctgatgacatcaccactgGCGAAGGGTCTGTTCCGTGCGGCGGTGGACATGAGTGGCTCCTACATCCTAAACGCCACTCTGGAGCAGGCGGAGTCCGCCAACCTGGCTTTCCTTAAGAAAACGGGCTGCACAGACGTGACGTGTCTGCGAGGACTGTCGATCAGTCAGATCCTACAG GCCATCCCCTGGGACGAGTACCCGTCCTGGGCAGGCGCTGACCTGACAGACCTCCCCCTCAGAGGACACTTTGTCGGGCCCATCGCGCTGGTGGATGGATACGTGCTGGAAGCTCCACCTTTCGACGTCTGGGAGCAGAAACGAGAGTTTAGCGACGTCCCTTTTGTGGTCGGGACGACCGAGCAGGAGATCGAGTTCAG CCCGCCAGCAGCAAACATTTCCATGTGGACGTGGGAGGACTACAGGTGGTTTGTGACAG ATAAACTACAGTCGTTCTCTGAGAGCCTCCCGGAGGAGGCGTTGAGGTTGTACccaagctccgccccctgccCCACCAGGGACCACTGTCCAGGGCTTTCCTTCGCCACGATGGCGTCCGACATCAGAGTCACGTGTCCCAACAACGATCTGGCGCTGAAGGCTGCAG CCGCTCTGGACAGTCCCGTGTATCGCTACCTGGTGACCCACAAGCCGTCCGGCCCCGTCAACGCCACCAGCGACCTCCTGCCATTCGCCAGCCGTTTCTCCTTCCACAGCCTGGACGTCGTGTCCTTCTTCAGGGGGCTGGAGGTCGTTCTGGGGAGGCCACTGTCCGACGCAGACGAAAAGTTCCAGAGTCTCATCACGCAACACCTGGTCACCTTTGCCACCACAG GTAAGATGGACAGCAGCTGGCCAGAATACCCATCAGCCACTG